Proteins encoded in a region of the Mycolicibacterium chitae genome:
- the lysA gene encoding diaminopimelate decarboxylase, which yields MNAHPAGPRHAEEVHHAGAPAKPQSPDEILLLAPNVWPRNLIRGDDGEVSIAGVTVSELAREFGTPLFVIDEEDFRFRCREIAAAFGGGDKVHYASKAFLCTEIARWVAEEGLSLDVSTGGELAVALHADFPPARIALHGNNKSVDELTTAVKAGVGHVVLDSMIEIDRLEAIAGAAGVVQDVFLRVTVGVEAHTHEFISTAHEDQKFGLSLASGAAMAGVRRVFETQNLRLVGLHSHIGSQIFDVAGFEIAARRVLGLLRDVVAEFGVDKTAQISTVDLGGGLGISYLPADDPPPMKELADKLLAIVADEAAAVGVPAPKLVVEPGRAIAGPGTITLYEVGTVKDVAISATAQRRYVSVDGGMSDNIRTSLYGAEYDARLVSRFSEAPPALARIVGKHCESGDIVVRDTWVSDDIEPGDLLAVAATGAYCYSMSSRYNLLCRPAVVAVRDGVARLVLRRETVDDLLSLEVR from the coding sequence GTGAACGCGCACCCGGCCGGGCCCCGGCACGCCGAAGAGGTCCACCACGCCGGCGCCCCCGCCAAGCCGCAGAGCCCCGACGAGATCCTGCTGCTGGCGCCGAACGTGTGGCCGCGCAACCTGATCCGCGGCGACGACGGCGAGGTCTCGATCGCCGGAGTGACGGTTTCGGAGCTCGCGCGCGAATTCGGCACCCCGCTGTTCGTCATCGACGAGGAGGACTTCCGCTTCCGCTGCCGCGAGATCGCCGCGGCGTTCGGTGGCGGCGACAAGGTGCACTACGCCTCGAAGGCGTTCCTGTGCACCGAGATCGCGCGCTGGGTGGCCGAGGAGGGCCTGTCGCTGGACGTGTCCACCGGCGGCGAGTTGGCCGTGGCGTTGCACGCCGACTTCCCGCCGGCGCGGATCGCCCTGCACGGCAACAACAAGTCGGTCGACGAGCTGACCACCGCCGTCAAGGCCGGCGTCGGGCACGTGGTGCTGGATTCGATGATCGAGATCGACCGGCTCGAGGCCATCGCGGGTGCGGCCGGGGTGGTGCAGGACGTGTTCCTGCGCGTCACCGTCGGTGTGGAGGCCCACACCCACGAGTTCATCTCGACGGCCCACGAGGACCAGAAGTTCGGCCTGTCGCTGGCCAGTGGGGCCGCGATGGCCGGGGTGCGGCGGGTCTTCGAGACCCAGAACCTGCGCCTGGTCGGCCTGCACAGCCACATCGGCTCGCAGATCTTCGACGTGGCCGGCTTCGAGATCGCCGCGCGCCGGGTGTTGGGCCTGCTGCGCGACGTGGTCGCCGAGTTCGGCGTGGACAAGACCGCGCAGATCTCCACGGTGGACCTCGGTGGGGGACTGGGTATTTCCTATCTTCCGGCCGATGATCCGCCGCCCATGAAGGAACTCGCCGACAAGCTGCTGGCCATCGTCGCCGACGAGGCCGCCGCCGTCGGGGTGCCGGCGCCCAAGCTGGTCGTCGAACCCGGTCGCGCCATCGCCGGGCCCGGCACGATCACCCTCTACGAGGTGGGCACCGTCAAGGACGTCGCGATCAGCGCCACCGCGCAGCGCCGCTACGTCAGCGTCGACGGCGGCATGAGCGACAACATCCGCACCTCGCTGTACGGAGCGGAGTACGACGCGCGCCTGGTGTCCCGGTTCAGCGAGGCGCCGCCCGCGCTGGCGCGCATCGTCGGAAAGCATTGCGAGAGCGGCGATATCGTCGTGCGCGATACCTGGGTGTCCGACGACATCGAGCCGGGCGACCTGCTGGCCGTCGCGGCCACCGGGGCGTACTGCTATTCGATGTCGAGCCGGTACAACCTGTTGTGCCGGCCGGCCGTGGTGGCCGTGCGCGACGGCGTGGCCCGCCTGGTGCTGCGTCGGGAGACGGTCGACGACCTGTTGAGTCTGGAAGTGAGGTGA
- a CDS encoding very short patch repair endonuclease: MATTKRRDTGPELALRSALHRRGMRFFVDRAVIGRRRRADIVFPTERVAVFVDGCFWHSCPQHGTTPRRNREWWVAKLAANRDRDADTDRQLRDAGWTVLRFFEHEDMATAAQAVADQLMALRQSGV, translated from the coding sequence ATGGCGACGACGAAACGCCGTGACACCGGCCCCGAACTCGCCCTGCGCTCGGCGCTGCACCGCCGCGGCATGCGCTTCTTCGTCGACCGTGCCGTCATCGGCAGGCGGCGCCGGGCCGACATCGTGTTCCCCACCGAACGCGTCGCGGTGTTCGTCGACGGCTGCTTCTGGCATTCCTGCCCGCAACACGGCACCACGCCCCGCCGGAACCGCGAATGGTGGGTCGCGAAACTCGCGGCCAATCGCGACCGCGACGCCGACACCGACCGGCAGCTGCGCGACGCCGGGTGGACGGTCCTCAGATTCTTCGAGCACGAGGACATGGCGACGGCGGCGCAGGCCGTCGCCGATCAGCTGATGGCTCTTCGTCAGAGCGGCGTCTGA
- a CDS encoding SDR family oxidoreductase yields MDLGLTGRTAVVLGTGGGIGRGIAEALAAEGALVASADRNLQAAKETAAALGGTAAPFVVELGDRESERTLIDEVQRDLGPVDILVNNTGGPPSTTATEVPVDTWRDYFESMVASVIHLSDLVLPGMRRRGWGRLITSTSSGVVVPIPLLGISNTLRSALLGWSKTVAREVGPDGVTSNVVIPGRIASQSAIDRDVLRAQQQDRTVEEVQKDYLVRIPARRYGTPREYGDAVAFLASARAGYINGTMLRVDGGMIESVF; encoded by the coding sequence ATGGATCTCGGTCTGACGGGACGCACCGCGGTGGTGCTGGGTACGGGCGGCGGAATCGGCCGCGGGATCGCCGAGGCGCTCGCCGCCGAGGGCGCCCTGGTGGCGAGTGCGGACCGAAACCTGCAGGCCGCCAAGGAGACCGCCGCCGCACTCGGCGGCACTGCGGCGCCGTTCGTCGTCGAGTTGGGCGACCGCGAGTCCGAGCGCACCCTGATCGACGAGGTGCAACGGGACCTGGGGCCGGTGGACATCCTGGTCAACAACACCGGTGGCCCGCCGAGCACCACGGCCACCGAGGTGCCCGTCGACACCTGGCGCGACTACTTCGAGTCCATGGTCGCCTCGGTGATCCACCTCTCCGATCTGGTGCTGCCCGGGATGCGCCGACGCGGCTGGGGTCGGCTCATCACCAGCACGTCGTCCGGAGTGGTGGTGCCCATCCCGTTGCTCGGCATCTCGAACACCCTGCGTTCCGCCCTGCTGGGCTGGTCGAAGACCGTGGCGAGGGAGGTCGGCCCCGACGGCGTCACCTCGAACGTGGTCATCCCGGGACGCATCGCCAGCCAGAGCGCGATCGACCGGGACGTGTTGCGGGCGCAACAGCAGGATCGGACCGTCGAGGAAGTGCAGAAGGACTACCTCGTCCGCATCCCGGCGCGGCGGTACGGCACGCCGCGGGAGTACGGCGACGCCGTGGCCTTCCTGGCCAGCGCGCGGGCCGGCTACATCAACGGCACGATGCTGCGTGTCGACGGCGGCATGATCGAGAGCGTGTTCTGA
- a CDS encoding VOC family protein, producing MAIEFNHTIVAARDRTESATFFTEMFGLPAAKEFGPFLAVTIDHGASLDYAQAPEGADIAPQHYAFLVSEAEFDEIYGRIQQRGLQHWADPHGQHPGEINHHDGGRGVYFPDPSGHHLEIITRPYGSGG from the coding sequence ATGGCCATCGAGTTCAACCACACCATCGTCGCGGCGCGGGACCGCACCGAGTCCGCGACGTTCTTCACCGAGATGTTCGGCCTGCCCGCCGCCAAGGAGTTCGGGCCGTTCCTGGCCGTGACCATCGACCACGGCGCCAGCCTCGACTACGCCCAGGCCCCGGAGGGTGCGGACATCGCTCCGCAGCACTACGCATTCCTGGTGTCCGAAGCCGAGTTCGACGAGATCTACGGCCGCATTCAGCAACGGGGACTGCAACATTGGGCCGATCCGCACGGCCAACATCCCGGCGAGATCAACCACCACGACGGCGGTCGCGGCGTGTACTTCCCGGATCCGTCGGGGCACCATCTGGAGATCATCACCCGGCCGTACGGATCCGGCGGCTGA
- a CDS encoding DNA cytosine methyltransferase — protein MIRVAGLFAGIGGIERGFQEALGDDGVSTVLLCESWDAAQKVLEHRFPDTDIHPDVRHLKKLPRGVDVLTAGFPCTDLSQAGRTAGIGGSASGLVTHVFDVLAKQAKRRLPWLLIENVPNMLALDNGKAMSYLVQELESLGYRWAYRTVDSRFTGVPQRRRRVILLASVREDPRSVLFADDAGQHDAGELAEDAYGFYWTEGRRGLGWAVDAVPTLKGGSTLGIPSPPAIWHPEGEPGRRFLKPSISDAEQLQGFPSGWTDVFDDSSRRNGPRWKLVGNAVTVGVSRWVATRIAEPGDSVVEEEMWDRSGRWPTAAWGSDGKIVKVAVSEFPLREPYRHLLDVIEPHSAEELSQRALAGFWNRLSSGNLGRHPGFREHILADLGAAIA, from the coding sequence GTGATTCGGGTTGCGGGTCTCTTCGCCGGCATCGGTGGCATCGAGCGTGGCTTCCAGGAAGCCCTGGGCGACGACGGTGTGTCGACGGTCCTGCTCTGCGAGTCGTGGGACGCAGCGCAGAAGGTCCTCGAGCACCGGTTCCCCGACACCGACATCCACCCCGATGTGCGGCATCTGAAGAAGTTGCCGCGCGGCGTGGACGTGCTCACCGCGGGTTTTCCGTGCACCGATCTGTCGCAGGCCGGCCGGACCGCGGGCATCGGCGGCTCGGCCTCGGGTCTGGTCACCCACGTCTTCGACGTGCTGGCCAAGCAGGCCAAACGGCGGCTGCCCTGGCTGCTGATCGAGAACGTGCCCAACATGCTCGCCCTGGATAACGGCAAGGCGATGAGCTACCTGGTCCAGGAGCTGGAGTCCCTCGGCTACCGCTGGGCGTACCGCACCGTGGACAGCCGGTTCACCGGGGTCCCGCAGCGACGGCGGCGGGTGATCCTGCTGGCGTCGGTGCGCGAGGACCCGCGGTCGGTCCTGTTCGCCGACGACGCGGGACAACACGACGCCGGCGAACTCGCCGAGGACGCCTACGGCTTCTACTGGACCGAAGGCCGCCGCGGCCTGGGTTGGGCCGTCGACGCCGTTCCTACGCTCAAGGGTGGCTCGACCCTCGGCATCCCGTCGCCGCCGGCAATCTGGCATCCCGAGGGTGAGCCCGGCCGGCGATTCCTCAAACCGTCGATCTCCGACGCCGAGCAGCTGCAAGGCTTTCCCAGCGGCTGGACCGACGTGTTCGATGACTCCTCGCGGCGCAACGGGCCCCGCTGGAAGTTGGTGGGCAACGCGGTCACCGTCGGCGTGTCCCGGTGGGTCGCCACCCGCATCGCCGAGCCCGGGGATTCGGTTGTCGAAGAAGAGATGTGGGACCGCAGCGGACGGTGGCCGACGGCGGCCTGGGGGTCGGACGGGAAGATCGTCAAGGTCGCCGTCTCGGAGTTCCCGCTGCGCGAGCCCTACCGCCACCTGCTCGACGTGATCGAGCCCCACTCGGCCGAGGAGCTCAGCCAGCGGGCGCTCGCCGGGTTCTGGAACCGGCTCAGTTCGGGCAACCTCGGCCGTCACCCCGGCTTCCGCGAGCACATCCTGGCCGACCTCGGCGCGGCGATCGCGTGA
- a CDS encoding N-acyl-D-amino-acid deacylase family protein has product MTGASGHVLTGGVVIDGTGAEPVPADVRLCDGIVAEIAPPGSLAARSGEQIVDATDRAIVPGFVDIHTHADFSLPTHPSAASMVRQGVTTLVVGNCGFSPFPVGPGEHAEQLRQATAIFGRGLDWRWRDLPGYAAHLAEVGTAVNVAALVGHGAVRIAVLGYERRDATDSELSAMRHLVEGAMAAGAFGISSGLIYPPGSFAGRDELVQLCRVVADHGGIYSTHMRNEGEQLLVALDEAMAIARGSGVRLQLSHHKVLGRRNWGLTEESLQRVDAAIAEGVDIALDQYPYPASSTTMLALVPGWAAEGGASALAERLRDPQNRNVIRTEILDGPTDGRPKRDFEPDTVMISSVGLDEHSSFVGRRLDEIAREAGREPVDVMLDLLGRDGAVEVVIFAIGDEDIERVMRHPRVAIASDGWTLHPDEGGTPHPRSYGTFARVLQRYVREKNLLSLPEAVRRMTSLPADRLGLADRGRIAAGAVADVVVLDPARVTERATFVDPHQYAAGVDDVFVAGVPVVRGGVETGARPGAVLRHRRRPA; this is encoded by the coding sequence GTGACAGGGGCTTCCGGCCATGTCCTGACCGGTGGCGTGGTGATCGACGGCACCGGTGCCGAGCCGGTGCCCGCCGACGTGCGGCTGTGCGACGGCATCGTCGCCGAGATCGCGCCACCGGGTTCGCTCGCCGCCCGCAGCGGTGAGCAGATCGTCGACGCGACCGACCGGGCCATCGTGCCCGGCTTCGTCGACATCCACACGCACGCGGACTTCTCCCTGCCGACCCATCCGTCGGCGGCCTCGATGGTCCGCCAGGGTGTCACGACCTTGGTGGTCGGGAACTGCGGGTTCTCGCCGTTCCCGGTCGGGCCCGGCGAACACGCCGAGCAACTGCGGCAAGCGACGGCCATCTTCGGTCGCGGCCTGGACTGGAGATGGCGGGACCTCCCCGGTTACGCCGCGCACCTGGCCGAGGTGGGCACCGCGGTCAACGTCGCCGCGCTGGTCGGCCACGGCGCGGTCCGCATCGCCGTGCTGGGTTATGAGCGCCGCGATGCCACCGACAGCGAACTCTCGGCGATGCGACACCTGGTCGAAGGCGCCATGGCGGCCGGCGCGTTCGGCATTTCGTCGGGGTTGATCTATCCACCGGGCAGCTTCGCCGGCCGCGACGAACTGGTGCAATTGTGCCGGGTCGTCGCCGATCACGGCGGCATCTACAGCACGCACATGCGCAACGAGGGGGAACAACTGCTCGTCGCGCTCGACGAAGCCATGGCCATCGCGCGGGGATCCGGGGTGCGACTGCAGCTCAGCCACCACAAGGTGCTCGGCCGTCGGAACTGGGGACTCACCGAGGAGTCGTTGCAGCGGGTGGACGCCGCGATAGCCGAGGGCGTCGACATCGCGCTCGACCAGTATCCGTACCCCGCCTCGTCCACCACCATGCTGGCGCTCGTGCCGGGCTGGGCGGCAGAAGGCGGGGCGTCCGCGCTCGCCGAGCGGCTGCGGGATCCGCAGAACCGCAACGTCATTCGGACCGAGATCCTGGATGGCCCCACGGACGGGCGCCCGAAGCGTGACTTCGAGCCCGATACGGTGATGATCTCCTCGGTGGGCCTGGACGAGCACTCGTCGTTCGTCGGTCGGCGTCTCGACGAGATTGCCCGCGAGGCCGGCCGCGAGCCGGTCGACGTCATGCTCGACCTGCTGGGCCGCGACGGCGCGGTCGAGGTGGTCATCTTTGCCATCGGCGACGAGGACATCGAGCGGGTGATGCGTCACCCGCGGGTGGCGATCGCCAGCGACGGGTGGACCTTGCATCCCGACGAGGGCGGCACTCCGCATCCGCGCAGTTACGGCACCTTCGCCCGCGTGCTGCAGCGCTATGTGCGGGAGAAGAACCTGCTGTCGCTGCCGGAAGCCGTGCGCCGGATGACGTCGCTGCCCGCCGACCGGCTCGGGTTGGCCGACCGAGGCCGCATCGCCGCCGGCGCGGTGGCCGACGTGGTGGTGCTCGATCCGGCGCGGGTGACCGAGCGGGCGACCTTCGTCGACCCGCACCAGTACGCCGCCGGCGTCGACGACGTCTTCGTGGCCGGGGTTCCGGTGGTGCGCGGCGGCGTGGAGACCGGCGCGCGGCCCGGGGCCGTGTTGCGGCACCGCCGCCGGCCGGCATAG
- a CDS encoding homoserine dehydrogenase, with the protein MAEDKNAVGVAVLGLGNVGSEVVRIIEEDAEDLAARIGAPLQLRGIGVRRVAADRGVPVELLTDDIDALVARDDVDIVVELMGPVEPARKAILAALENGKSVVTANKALLAQSTGKLAEAAEKARVDLYFEAAVAGAIPVIRPLTQSLAGDTVLRVAGIVNGTTNYILSAMNDTGADYESALADASALGYAEADPTADVEGHDAAAKAAILASIAFHTRVTADDVYCEGITKVTAEDFESAKALGCTIKLLAICERLTTDKGKQRVSARVYPALVPLDHPLASVGGAFNAVVVEAEAAGRLMFYGQGAGGAPTASAVLGDLVMAARNRVQGGRGPRESKYAKLPIAPIGMIPTRYYVSLYVSDKPGVLSSVAAEFAKREVSIAEVRQEGVVNEGGERVGARIAVLTHRATDEALSKTITALEGHDAVSSVASVLRMEGAGE; encoded by the coding sequence GTGGCCGAGGACAAGAACGCCGTCGGAGTAGCGGTACTGGGGCTGGGCAACGTCGGCAGCGAGGTGGTCCGGATCATCGAGGAGGACGCCGAGGACCTCGCCGCGCGCATCGGTGCGCCGCTGCAGCTGCGCGGGATCGGCGTGCGCCGCGTCGCCGCGGATCGCGGTGTCCCGGTGGAACTGCTCACCGACGACATCGACGCCCTGGTCGCCCGCGACGACGTGGACATCGTCGTCGAACTCATGGGTCCGGTCGAACCGGCCCGCAAGGCCATCCTGGCGGCCCTTGAGAACGGCAAGTCCGTCGTCACCGCCAACAAGGCGCTGCTGGCGCAGTCCACCGGCAAGCTGGCCGAGGCGGCCGAAAAGGCCCGCGTGGACCTGTATTTCGAGGCCGCCGTCGCCGGCGCGATCCCGGTGATCCGCCCGCTGACCCAGTCGCTGGCCGGTGACACCGTGCTGCGGGTCGCCGGAATCGTCAACGGCACCACCAACTACATCCTCTCGGCGATGAACGACACCGGCGCCGACTACGAAAGCGCGCTCGCCGATGCCAGCGCGCTCGGGTACGCCGAGGCCGACCCGACCGCCGACGTCGAGGGCCACGACGCCGCCGCCAAGGCCGCCATCCTGGCCTCGATCGCGTTCCACACCCGGGTGACCGCCGACGACGTGTACTGCGAGGGCATCACCAAGGTCACCGCCGAGGACTTCGAGTCGGCCAAGGCGCTGGGCTGCACCATCAAGCTGCTGGCCATCTGCGAGCGGCTGACCACCGACAAGGGCAAGCAACGGGTTTCGGCGCGGGTCTACCCCGCGCTGGTTCCGCTGGACCACCCGCTGGCCTCGGTCGGCGGGGCCTTCAACGCCGTCGTGGTGGAGGCCGAGGCCGCGGGCCGGCTGATGTTCTACGGCCAGGGTGCCGGCGGCGCCCCGACCGCCTCGGCCGTGCTGGGCGACCTGGTGATGGCGGCGCGCAACCGGGTGCAGGGCGGGCGCGGACCGCGCGAATCCAAGTACGCCAAGCTGCCCATCGCGCCGATCGGGATGATCCCCACCCGCTACTACGTGAGCCTGTACGTCAGCGACAAGCCCGGCGTGTTGTCCTCGGTGGCAGCCGAATTCGCCAAGCGCGAGGTCAGCATCGCCGAGGTCCGCCAGGAGGGCGTCGTCAACGAGGGCGGCGAACGGGTGGGCGCCCGCATCGCGGTGCTGACCCACCGCGCCACCGACGAGGCGCTCAGCAAGACCATCACCGCGCTGGAAGGACATGACGCGGTATCGAGCGTGGCCAGCGTGCTGCGAATGGAAGGAGCCGGCGAATGA
- a CDS encoding dihydrodipicolinate synthase family protein, with protein MADNVARIAARGVTGVLLTGSYGEFQVLRPEERIAVTEAVVRTNPEAVVMSGAAALNGDDAIELGRRLFEVGAHQVMVSAPFAAELTEADLLAHFARVGDALRHDLIVYSNPVFGVDLSPSVLQQVTETAPYTGIKQGTKSLAAMVETVARVQQAGHAQVLAAADLACAAAVGAGVGGVTSTNVWVFPEAFLALADPAVAPSVKAEFLGALQPYATVVRALGQPRVVKAAMVLRGYSGSANVRAPYVALDETETKHLASVLAEVDELLAGIAA; from the coding sequence GCGACCGGAAGAACGCATCGCCGTGACCGAGGCGGTGGTGCGCACGAACCCCGAAGCCGTGGTGATGTCGGGTGCCGCGGCCCTCAACGGTGACGACGCCATTGAACTGGGCCGGCGACTGTTCGAGGTCGGCGCCCATCAGGTGATGGTGTCGGCCCCGTTCGCCGCCGAGTTGACCGAGGCCGACCTCCTGGCGCACTTCGCCCGCGTGGGAGATGCCTTGCGGCACGACCTGATCGTCTACAGCAACCCGGTCTTCGGCGTGGACCTGTCGCCCAGTGTGCTGCAGCAGGTGACCGAGACCGCGCCCTACACCGGCATCAAACAAGGCACCAAATCCTTGGCCGCGATGGTCGAGACCGTCGCCCGGGTCCAGCAGGCCGGCCACGCCCAGGTGCTCGCGGCCGCGGATCTGGCCTGCGCGGCCGCCGTCGGTGCCGGGGTGGGCGGAGTCACCTCGACCAACGTGTGGGTCTTTCCCGAGGCGTTCTTGGCGCTGGCCGATCCCGCCGTCGCCCCGTCGGTCAAGGCGGAGTTCCTGGGGGCGTTGCAGCCGTACGCCACGGTGGTCCGAGCCCTCGGGCAACCCCGCGTCGTCAAGGCGGCCATGGTGCTTCGCGGATACTCCGGTTCGGCCAATGTGCGCGCACCGTATGTCGCACTCGACGAGACCGAGACCAAGCACCTGGCCTCGGTGCTGGCCGAGGTCGATGAACTGCTGGCCGGGATCGCCGCATGA
- a CDS encoding dipicolinate synthase subunit DpsA — MAVAVLGGDEREHHIANALGETSFDVRTFGGAVLDPHVSYGRSRTAREAVAGAEWVLCPYPGLAVNDEIYAPAGDVPIRLDRELLGASAAQQGGLVLGRASEAVRALCSDLGIALHETKADSGLVVKTATAVSEALIGVLVESTYRLLREHLFVVLGFGSTGLAITQLLLAMRCEVVVAVRSRRDRERARQLGARPVPYAERIAVMETADIVINTVPSDDAVPWSAASSRITARIFDIASPPGGMDHQALIGAGLDVNWVRGLGGLRSPVSMAEAQLEFFQELLTRQTERTPTALEHPTCPTSVS, encoded by the coding sequence ATGGCGGTGGCGGTGCTCGGCGGCGACGAACGCGAACATCACATTGCCAACGCGCTCGGTGAGACGTCCTTCGACGTGCGTACGTTCGGCGGCGCCGTGCTCGATCCCCACGTCAGCTATGGCCGATCCCGCACCGCACGCGAAGCCGTCGCCGGTGCCGAATGGGTCCTGTGCCCGTACCCCGGACTCGCGGTGAACGACGAAATCTATGCCCCCGCAGGTGATGTCCCGATCCGACTGGACCGCGAACTGCTCGGCGCGTCCGCCGCGCAGCAGGGCGGGTTGGTGTTGGGGCGGGCCAGCGAGGCCGTGCGAGCGCTGTGCAGCGATCTTGGCATCGCTCTGCACGAGACCAAGGCCGACTCGGGGCTGGTCGTCAAGACCGCAACGGCGGTGTCGGAGGCCCTGATTGGCGTACTGGTGGAGAGCACCTACAGGCTGCTGCGTGAACACCTGTTCGTCGTCCTCGGCTTCGGCTCGACGGGACTCGCGATCACCCAGTTGCTGCTGGCGATGCGCTGCGAGGTGGTGGTCGCGGTCCGGTCCCGGCGGGACCGGGAACGCGCCCGGCAGTTGGGTGCTCGTCCGGTTCCCTACGCGGAGCGGATCGCGGTGATGGAGACCGCCGACATCGTCATCAACACGGTGCCCTCCGATGACGCGGTGCCGTGGTCGGCGGCGAGCAGTCGCATCACTGCCCGGATCTTCGACATCGCTTCGCCGCCAGGCGGCATGGATCACCAGGCGCTCATTGGCGCCGGCCTCGACGTGAACTGGGTGCGTGGCCTCGGCGGCCTCCGTTCCCCGGTCTCCATGGCCGAGGCGCAGTTGGAGTTCTTCCAGGAACTGCTCACCCGCCAGACCGAGCGCACCCCAACGGCGCTGGAACACCCAACCTGCCCGACGTCGGTCTCGTGA
- the argS gene encoding arginine--tRNA ligase, which yields MTPADLAELLKSTAAAVLAAHDLDSAALPQTVTVERPRNPEHGDYATNLALQLAKKVGVNPRELAGWLAEALGNAAGIASAEIAGPGFVNLRIEASAQGLIVNNVLDAGPAYGHAEELAGQNINLEFVSANPTGPIHIGGTRWAAVGDALGRLLSTQGAKVVREYYFNDHGAQIDRFARSLMAAAKGEPTPEDGYAGTYINDIAAQVLTKAPEVLDKPVDEQQETFRAIGVDLMFDHIKSSLHEFGTDFDVYTHEDSMHTSGRVDEAIAQLRKTGNIYDDDGATWLRTTDFGDDKDRVVIKSDGQPAYIAGDLAYYLDKRQRGFDLCIYMLGADHHGYIARLKAAAAALGDDPDTVEVLIGQMVNLVRDGQPVRMSKRAGTVITLDDLVEAIGVDAARYALIRSSVDSPIDIDLELWSSASSENPVYYVQYAHARLSALARNAAELGLEPDTAHLELLTHDKEGELIRNIGEFPRVLKTAASLREPHRVCRYLEDLAGDYHRFYDSCRVLPQGDEEPTDLHRARLALCRATRQVIANGLQILGVTAPERM from the coding sequence GTGACCCCCGCCGATCTGGCCGAGCTATTGAAGAGCACCGCTGCCGCGGTGTTGGCCGCCCACGACCTCGATTCCGCCGCGCTGCCCCAGACCGTCACCGTCGAGCGACCGCGCAACCCGGAGCACGGCGATTACGCCACCAACCTGGCGCTGCAACTGGCCAAGAAGGTCGGCGTCAACCCGCGCGAACTCGCTGGCTGGCTGGCCGAGGCGCTGGGCAACGCCGCGGGCATCGCCTCGGCGGAGATCGCCGGGCCGGGCTTCGTCAACCTGCGCATCGAGGCCTCGGCCCAGGGCCTGATCGTCAACAACGTCCTCGATGCCGGGCCCGCCTACGGCCACGCCGAGGAACTGGCCGGCCAGAACATCAACCTCGAGTTCGTCTCGGCCAACCCCACCGGGCCCATCCACATCGGCGGCACCCGCTGGGCCGCGGTCGGCGACGCGCTGGGCCGGCTGCTCAGCACCCAGGGCGCCAAGGTGGTGCGCGAGTACTACTTCAACGACCACGGCGCGCAGATCGACCGGTTCGCCCGGTCCCTGATGGCCGCCGCCAAGGGCGAGCCCACGCCGGAGGACGGCTACGCGGGCACCTACATCAACGACATCGCCGCGCAGGTGCTCACCAAGGCCCCCGAGGTGCTCGACAAGCCGGTCGACGAGCAGCAGGAGACCTTCCGCGCCATCGGCGTGGACCTGATGTTCGACCACATCAAGTCCTCGCTGCACGAATTCGGCACCGACTTCGACGTGTACACCCACGAGGACTCGATGCACACCTCCGGCCGGGTGGACGAGGCCATCGCCCAGCTGCGCAAGACGGGCAACATCTACGACGACGACGGTGCGACCTGGCTGCGTACCACTGACTTCGGCGACGACAAGGACCGCGTCGTCATCAAGAGCGACGGTCAGCCCGCCTACATCGCCGGCGACCTGGCCTACTACCTGGACAAGCGCCAGCGCGGCTTCGACCTGTGCATCTACATGCTCGGCGCCGACCACCACGGCTACATCGCCCGGCTCAAGGCCGCCGCCGCGGCGCTGGGGGATGACCCCGACACCGTCGAGGTGCTCATCGGGCAGATGGTGAACCTGGTCCGCGACGGCCAACCGGTGCGGATGAGCAAGCGGGCCGGCACCGTCATCACCCTCGACGACCTGGTGGAGGCCATCGGCGTCGACGCCGCGCGGTACGCGCTGATCCGCTCCTCGGTCGACAGCCCCATCGACATCGACCTGGAGCTGTGGTCCTCGGCGTCGAGCGAGAACCCGGTCTACTACGTGCAGTACGCGCACGCCCGGCTGTCGGCGCTGGCCCGCAACGCCGCGGAGCTGGGCCTGGAACCCGACACCGCCCACCTCGAACTGCTCACCCACGACAAGGAGGGCGAGCTCATCCGCAACATCGGCGAATTCCCGCGGGTGCTGAAAACTGCTGCGTCCCTGCGGGAACCGCACCGGGTGTGCCGCTACCTGGAGGACCTGGCCGGCGACTACCACCGGTTCTACGACTCCTGCCGGGTGCTGCCGCAGGGCGACGAGGAGCCGACGGATCTGCACCGGGCGCGGCTGGCGCTGTGCCGGGCCACCCGTCAGGTGATCGCCAACGGCCTGCAGATCCTCGGCGTCACCGCACCGGAGCGGATGTGA